A single Flavobacterium sp. 1 DNA region contains:
- a CDS encoding alpha-L-arabinofuranosidase C-terminal domain-containing protein produces MKPNLITKITLCGLLLNGIYANAQQTTLEVNTSKTITKIQPTMYGIFFEDINFAADGGLYAEMVKNRSFEFDDPLMGWNQPKSDKHNLNTESGIAVPVQFSKKGNNHNYCRITVKEAKGYEIINEGFRGMGIKSGAKYNLTLKASKEAGNISKIIIQFIGKDNQVLGETSIVPTASDWKEYTAQLTPTATEAKAKLRFTFEGTGTIDLDMISLFPEDTWNNRKNGLRKDLVQLLYDMKPGFLRFPGGCIVEGRTLAQRYQWKKTVGEVDNRESLVNRWNTEFSHKPTPDYFQSFGLGFFEYFQLSEDIGASPLPILSCGMACQFNTGELVPMDQLDPYVQDAIDLIEFANGSVDTPWGKVRSDMGHPKPFNLKFIGVGNEQWGTDYIERYKVFEKAIKAKHPEIKIVSGSGPFPEGDYFEYAQSELKKLNAQIVDEHYYKDPKWFRENATRYDNYDRKGPKIFAGEYAAQTVAIASPDNKNSWECAFSEAAFMTGMERNAEVVHLTSYAPLFAHEEGWQWTPDMIWFNNLESFGTPNYYVQKLFANNKGTDLLAITKDGKALIGQNDLFASAVKDLNTKEVIVKVVNTSAKAQDLSIDLKGSKLQSKGIVITLTSPNTNDENSFASPKKISPTEREYQLKGEKATLNVPAYSVTVLKLKIK; encoded by the coding sequence ATGAAACCAAATTTAATTACCAAAATAACCCTTTGCGGACTATTGCTAAATGGTATTTATGCCAATGCACAGCAAACAACTCTTGAAGTAAACACCAGCAAAACGATTACCAAAATTCAGCCAACGATGTATGGAATCTTTTTTGAGGACATCAACTTTGCAGCCGATGGAGGTTTGTATGCCGAAATGGTAAAAAACCGCTCATTTGAATTTGATGATCCTTTAATGGGGTGGAATCAGCCAAAAAGCGATAAACATAATTTAAATACCGAATCTGGAATCGCTGTTCCTGTTCAATTCTCAAAAAAGGGGAACAATCATAATTATTGCCGAATTACAGTAAAAGAGGCTAAAGGCTATGAAATCATCAATGAAGGTTTCAGAGGAATGGGAATTAAAAGCGGAGCAAAATACAATTTGACACTAAAAGCATCCAAAGAAGCAGGAAATATTTCGAAGATAATTATTCAATTCATTGGAAAAGACAATCAAGTTTTAGGCGAAACAAGCATTGTTCCTACTGCTTCAGATTGGAAAGAATACACTGCTCAGCTTACTCCAACAGCCACAGAAGCAAAAGCAAAATTGCGTTTTACTTTTGAAGGAACAGGAACTATTGATTTAGATATGATTTCATTATTCCCGGAAGACACTTGGAACAATAGAAAAAATGGTCTTCGCAAAGATTTAGTGCAATTACTATATGATATGAAGCCTGGCTTTTTACGTTTCCCAGGCGGCTGTATTGTTGAGGGAAGAACTCTGGCACAACGTTACCAATGGAAAAAAACAGTTGGAGAAGTTGACAATAGAGAAAGCTTAGTAAACCGTTGGAATACAGAGTTTTCACACAAACCAACACCTGATTATTTTCAGTCTTTTGGTTTAGGATTTTTTGAATATTTTCAATTATCCGAAGATATCGGAGCTAGTCCATTACCAATTTTAAGTTGTGGAATGGCTTGTCAGTTCAATACAGGCGAGTTAGTTCCTATGGATCAATTGGATCCTTATGTGCAAGATGCGATTGACTTAATTGAATTTGCCAACGGAAGTGTAGATACTCCATGGGGGAAAGTTCGTTCGGATATGGGACACCCAAAACCGTTTAATTTGAAATTTATTGGAGTCGGGAACGAACAATGGGGAACAGATTATATCGAGCGTTATAAAGTGTTTGAAAAAGCAATCAAAGCAAAGCATCCAGAAATTAAGATTGTTTCAGGAAGCGGACCATTTCCCGAAGGAGATTATTTTGAGTATGCACAATCAGAACTTAAAAAATTGAATGCCCAAATAGTAGATGAGCACTATTATAAAGATCCAAAATGGTTTAGAGAAAATGCAACCCGTTACGACAATTACGACCGTAAAGGGCCGAAAATTTTCGCAGGAGAATACGCGGCACAAACAGTAGCCATTGCAAGTCCTGATAACAAAAACAGCTGGGAATGTGCTTTTTCTGAAGCCGCTTTCATGACTGGGATGGAACGTAATGCTGAAGTAGTTCATCTTACTTCGTATGCTCCTTTATTTGCACACGAAGAAGGCTGGCAATGGACGCCGGATATGATTTGGTTTAATAATTTAGAGTCCTTTGGCACACCAAATTATTATGTTCAAAAATTATTCGCAAACAATAAAGGAACTGATTTATTAGCTATTACTAAAGACGGAAAGGCACTTATTGGCCAAAATGATTTATTCGCATCAGCAGTAAAAGATTTGAATACCAAAGAAGTAATCGTAAAAGTTGTCAATACATCTGCGAAAGCACAAGACTTAAGTATAGATTTAAAGGGCAGCAAGTTACAATCAAAAGGAATCGTCATTACGCTTACGAGTCCAAATACTAATGATGAAAATTCATTTGCTTCACCTAAAAAAATCAGCCCGACTGAACGTGAATATCAATTGAAAGGCGAAAAAGCAACTTTAAATGTTCCTGCCTATTCTGTGACTGTTTTAAAACTGAAAATTAAGTAG
- a CDS encoding ribulokinase, whose amino-acid sequence MKNYVIGLDYGSDSVRAVLIDTENGQELASSVCDYKRWKNKEYCNASINQFRQHPLDHIEGLETTIKYVVENSKIDSSLIRSICIDTTGSSPVPVAEDGTPLALTKGFEHNPNAMMVLWKDHTAINEANEINELAANWGGENFTKYEGGIYSSEWFWAKILHVSREDEAVKKATYTWMEHCDLMTYLLIENKDLKTFKRSRCAAGHKAMWHEDWNGLPPEEFLGQLDPYLATLRGKLYNETYTSDLVAGNLSQEWATRLGLSTDTVIAVGTFDAHSGAVGAKIDEHTLVRVMGTSTCDIIVDTKESIGTKTVRGICGQVDGSVIPGYIGLEAGQSAFGDLLAWYKELLLWPTDNLLAASTLLTDSQKEQLKTEISDKLIVQLTAEAEKIPLTESIPVALDWINGRRTPDANQELKSAIANLSLGTKAPHVFKSLVNAICFGSKKIVDRFEEEGVRIDTVIGIGGVARKSPFIMQTLANVLNKPIKVALSDQAPALGAAIYAAVAAGIYPNVIEASQKMGSPFESEYTPQLDKVAAYNKLLLAYDQLSVYADPSIKKRKNEFTV is encoded by the coding sequence ATGAAAAATTATGTAATAGGATTAGATTATGGCTCAGATTCTGTTCGCGCAGTATTGATAGACACTGAGAATGGACAGGAATTAGCGTCAAGCGTTTGTGATTACAAGCGATGGAAAAACAAAGAATATTGTAATGCCTCAATAAATCAGTTTCGCCAGCATCCTTTAGATCATATCGAAGGGTTAGAAACCACTATAAAATATGTAGTCGAGAACAGTAAAATAGATTCTTCGCTTATTCGAAGCATTTGTATCGACACTACAGGATCTTCACCAGTACCGGTTGCCGAAGATGGAACACCATTAGCGTTGACCAAAGGTTTTGAACATAATCCAAATGCCATGATGGTTTTATGGAAAGATCACACCGCGATAAATGAAGCGAACGAAATAAATGAATTGGCAGCCAACTGGGGTGGAGAAAATTTCACAAAATATGAAGGAGGAATTTATTCATCAGAATGGTTTTGGGCAAAAATTTTACATGTTTCAAGAGAAGACGAAGCTGTAAAAAAAGCAACTTACACTTGGATGGAGCATTGCGATTTAATGACGTATTTATTAATCGAAAATAAAGATTTAAAAACCTTCAAAAGAAGTCGCTGCGCCGCAGGTCACAAAGCAATGTGGCACGAAGACTGGAACGGATTGCCGCCAGAAGAATTTTTAGGACAATTAGATCCATATCTAGCTACTCTTCGCGGAAAATTATATAATGAAACCTATACATCCGATTTAGTTGCAGGTAATTTAAGCCAAGAATGGGCAACACGATTAGGACTTTCTACTGATACCGTTATTGCAGTAGGAACTTTTGATGCACATTCAGGAGCTGTGGGAGCCAAAATAGACGAACACACTTTGGTTCGTGTAATGGGAACCTCAACTTGTGATATTATTGTTGACACTAAAGAATCTATCGGAACAAAAACTGTTCGCGGAATCTGCGGACAAGTTGATGGATCAGTAATTCCAGGTTATATCGGATTAGAAGCTGGACAATCTGCTTTTGGAGATTTATTGGCTTGGTACAAAGAATTATTATTGTGGCCAACAGATAATTTATTAGCTGCTTCAACCCTTTTGACTGATTCTCAAAAAGAACAGTTGAAAACTGAAATCAGCGACAAATTAATCGTGCAGTTAACCGCCGAAGCAGAGAAAATCCCGTTAACGGAAAGCATACCAGTTGCCTTAGACTGGATTAACGGGCGACGAACTCCAGATGCAAATCAGGAACTTAAAAGCGCTATTGCAAACTTATCATTAGGAACAAAAGCACCGCATGTATTCAAATCATTGGTAAATGCGATTTGTTTTGGTTCTAAAAAAATTGTAGATCGTTTTGAAGAAGAAGGCGTACGTATTGACACAGTAATCGGTATTGGCGGTGTGGCGCGTAAATCGCCATTTATCATGCAGACATTGGCCAATGTGTTGAACAAACCAATCAAAGTAGCTTTATCAGATCAAGCCCCTGCATTGGGAGCAGCCATTTATGCAGCCGTTGCCGCTGGAATTTATCCAAACGTAATTGAAGCGAGCCAAAAAATGGGAAGCCCTTTTGAAAGCGAATATACTCCACAACTTGATAAAGTAGCGGCTTACAACAAATTGCTTTTAGCATACGACCAATTAAGCGTTTATGCTGATCCATCTATTAAAAAAAGAAAAAATGAGTTCACAGTATAA
- a CDS encoding L-ribulose-5-phosphate 4-epimerase, whose translation MSSQYKDLKQECYEANMQLNALNLVVYTFGNVSAVDREKGVFAIKPSGVPYEDLKPEDIVIVDFDNNVIEGSLRPSSDTKTHAYLYKNWPNIGGVAHTHATYSVAWAQSQRDIPIFGTTHADHLTSDIPCAAPMNDSLIEGNYEHNTGIQILDCFKEKNLSYEETEMVLIGNHGPFAWGKNAAKAVYNSKVLEVVAEMAYLTLQINPNAPRLKDSLIKKHYQRKHGKDSYYGQ comes from the coding sequence ATGAGTTCACAGTATAAAGATTTAAAACAAGAGTGTTACGAAGCAAACATGCAGCTGAATGCATTGAATTTAGTAGTTTATACTTTTGGCAACGTAAGTGCGGTTGACCGCGAAAAAGGTGTTTTTGCAATTAAGCCAAGCGGCGTGCCTTACGAAGACTTAAAACCTGAAGATATAGTGATTGTCGATTTTGACAACAACGTTATTGAAGGAAGCTTACGCCCTTCTTCGGACACCAAAACACATGCATATTTATACAAAAACTGGCCAAATATTGGCGGTGTTGCACATACTCATGCCACATATTCTGTAGCTTGGGCACAATCACAAAGAGACATTCCGATTTTTGGAACCACCCATGCCGATCACTTAACCTCTGATATCCCCTGTGCTGCCCCAATGAACGACAGCTTAATCGAAGGAAATTACGAGCATAATACGGGTATCCAAATTTTGGATTGTTTTAAAGAAAAAAACCTTTCGTACGAAGAAACAGAAATGGTTCTGATAGGAAACCACGGTCCTTTTGCCTGGGGGAAAAACGCAGCCAAAGCCGTTTACAACAGTAAAGTTCTGGAAGTAGTAGCCGAAATGGCTTATCTGACTTTGCAGATCAATCCTAATGCCCCACGATTGAAAGATTCTTTAATCAAAAAGCATTACCAACGCAAACATGGAAAAGATTCCTATTACGGACAGTAA
- the araA gene encoding L-arabinose isomerase gives MIDISQKEVWFVVGSQELYGPETLLKVAEHAAIMAKGFDEASQIPVKVVCKDTLKSPKQVLDLCLEANSAKNCIGIITWMHTFSPAKMWIGGLSILNKPLCHLHTQYNAEIPWATIDMDFMNLNQSAHGDREFGFMMSRMRKKRKVIVGHWQEDSVLTKLGNWTRVALGWNELQNLKVARIGDNMREVAVTEGDKVEAQLRFGMSVNGYDSSDVTKHIEKVTDKQLADLLAVYEASYNLTPSLLEGGAQRQSLVDAAKIELGLRAFLEEGGFGAFTDTFENLGVWKQLPGIATQRLMADGYGFGGEGDWKTAAMVRALKVMNVGLEGGTSFMEDYTYHFTPQKSYVLGSHMLEICPSIADGKPSCEVHPLGIGGKEDPARLVFNSPAGDAINVSLVDMGTRFRLIVNEVTAVKPMAELPKLPVARVLWDCKPNLDIAATAWILAGGAHHTVYSQAVTTEFMEDFADIAGIELLVIDANTTIRNFKDTINANEAYFHLFQHKL, from the coding sequence ATGATAGATATATCTCAAAAAGAAGTTTGGTTTGTAGTAGGAAGCCAAGAATTATACGGACCAGAAACATTATTAAAAGTTGCAGAACATGCTGCAATTATGGCTAAAGGATTTGACGAAGCATCTCAAATTCCAGTAAAAGTGGTTTGCAAAGACACTTTGAAATCACCAAAACAAGTATTGGATTTATGCTTAGAAGCTAACTCAGCTAAAAACTGTATCGGAATCATCACTTGGATGCATACTTTTTCGCCAGCAAAAATGTGGATTGGCGGTTTAAGTATTTTGAATAAACCATTGTGCCACTTACATACACAATACAATGCCGAAATTCCATGGGCAACTATCGATATGGATTTCATGAACTTGAACCAATCGGCTCACGGAGACAGAGAATTTGGTTTTATGATGTCTAGAATGCGTAAAAAACGCAAAGTAATCGTAGGACACTGGCAAGAAGACAGCGTTTTGACAAAACTAGGAAACTGGACAAGAGTTGCACTTGGATGGAATGAACTGCAAAACTTAAAAGTAGCTCGTATTGGAGATAATATGCGTGAAGTTGCGGTTACAGAAGGAGATAAAGTAGAAGCTCAATTGCGTTTCGGAATGTCTGTAAATGGATATGATTCATCTGATGTGACTAAACATATTGAAAAAGTAACCGATAAACAATTGGCTGATTTATTAGCAGTTTATGAGGCTTCTTATAACTTGACTCCATCACTTTTAGAAGGCGGAGCGCAAAGACAATCTCTAGTTGACGCTGCAAAAATTGAATTAGGATTAAGAGCTTTCCTTGAAGAAGGAGGTTTTGGAGCATTTACTGATACTTTTGAAAACTTAGGAGTTTGGAAACAACTTCCTGGTATTGCAACACAGCGTTTAATGGCCGATGGATACGGTTTTGGAGGTGAAGGCGACTGGAAAACTGCAGCAATGGTTAGAGCATTAAAAGTTATGAATGTAGGTCTTGAAGGAGGAACTTCGTTCATGGAAGATTATACATATCACTTTACTCCTCAAAAATCATACGTCTTAGGATCGCACATGTTGGAAATCTGTCCATCTATCGCTGACGGAAAACCATCTTGTGAAGTGCATCCATTAGGAATTGGCGGAAAAGAAGATCCTGCTCGTTTGGTATTCAACTCGCCTGCTGGTGATGCAATCAACGTATCGTTAGTAGATATGGGAACCCGTTTTAGATTAATCGTAAACGAAGTAACTGCAGTGAAACCTATGGCTGAATTGCCAAAACTTCCAGTAGCACGCGTGTTATGGGATTGTAAACCAAACCTTGATATTGCTGCTACAGCTTGGATTCTTGCAGGTGGTGCACACCATACTGTTTACAGCCAAGCGGTAACTACTGAGTTTATGGAAGATTTTGCTGATATCGCTGGTATCGAATTATTAGTTATCGATGCAAATACGACTATCCGTAATTTCAAAGATACTATCAATGCAAATGAAGCTTATTTCCATTTGTTTCAGCATAAGCTTTAA
- a CDS encoding aldose epimerase family protein, protein MNLVKRCVYGISILSIVSMNVQCKGEKKEEASNALEAKATDSVSIAKTVYGKTEKGEQIDRYTLKNQKGMEVNIITYGGIITSLKVPNKAGKSEEVVIGFNSLEQYQKANPYFGALIGRFGNRIAKGKFTLDGKEYSLAINNGVNALHGGPEGFHRVVWTAEEAKGGDTASLKLKYVAKDMEEGYPGNLTVFVTYTLNKDNALDVLYEATTDKKTVVNLTQHSYFNLSSDFTKPILGHEITIDADKLVPVDATLIPTGQLTDVTNTPFDFRKPKAVGKEINATDDQLKKGLGYDHCWVLNNQGKGERFAASAYEPTSGRLLEVYTDQPGIQFYSGNFLDGTLPMRDGGTYAHRTGLCLETQHYPDSPNQKDFPTTVLSPGENYKTKTTFKFSVK, encoded by the coding sequence ATGAATCTAGTAAAACGTTGTGTTTATGGAATTTCCATTTTAAGTATAGTAAGTATGAATGTACAGTGCAAAGGAGAGAAAAAAGAAGAAGCATCTAATGCTTTAGAAGCTAAAGCTACAGATTCTGTATCTATAGCAAAAACGGTATATGGTAAAACCGAAAAAGGAGAACAAATAGATCGTTACACCTTGAAAAACCAAAAAGGAATGGAAGTAAACATCATTACGTATGGTGGTATTATTACGTCCTTAAAAGTACCTAATAAAGCAGGCAAATCAGAAGAGGTGGTGATTGGTTTCAATTCGTTGGAACAATACCAAAAAGCCAATCCGTATTTTGGTGCATTGATTGGAAGATTTGGCAACCGAATTGCAAAAGGTAAATTTACTTTGGATGGAAAAGAATATTCTTTAGCCATTAATAATGGCGTAAATGCTTTGCACGGAGGCCCAGAAGGTTTCCACAGGGTGGTTTGGACTGCCGAGGAAGCTAAAGGCGGTGATACTGCATCGTTAAAACTGAAGTATGTAGCCAAAGACATGGAAGAAGGATATCCTGGAAACTTAACTGTTTTTGTGACTTACACTTTGAACAAAGACAATGCATTAGACGTGCTTTATGAGGCGACTACTGATAAGAAAACGGTTGTAAATTTAACACAGCATTCGTATTTCAACTTATCATCTGATTTTACAAAACCAATTTTAGGTCATGAAATCACTATTGATGCAGATAAATTAGTTCCTGTAGATGCTACGCTTATTCCAACTGGTCAATTGACGGATGTTACTAATACTCCTTTTGATTTTAGAAAACCAAAAGCTGTTGGCAAAGAAATCAACGCTACAGACGATCAATTGAAAAAAGGATTGGGTTATGATCACTGCTGGGTTTTAAACAACCAAGGCAAAGGAGAGCGTTTTGCAGCTTCGGCTTATGAACCAACCAGCGGAAGATTATTGGAAGTTTATACTGACCAACCTGGAATCCAATTTTACTCTGGTAACTTCCTAGACGGAACTTTACCAATGAGAGATGGCGGAACGTATGCACACAGAACTGGTCTTTGTCTTGAAACACAGCATTATCCAGATTCACCAAATCAAAAAGACTTTCCTACGACTGTATTAAGTCCGGGAGAAAATTATAAAACAAAAACTACTTTTAAATTTTCGGTTAAGTAG
- a CDS encoding glycoside hydrolase family 97 protein → MKKIFSCLLLAASFLSFAEKSTDYTFVNSDKTISIAFNLDAKKIPYYKVFYKNKQVINTSQLGIIREDANFYTNMKILKVSKALPLKSSYSMLQGKRKNIDYTANQYTVSLQNSTGEAMEIIFQLSHDGIGLRYHFPKTSSDIKKIVEEKTTYNFDASAKAWLQPMSKAKTGWKETNPSYEEHYAMGIPVNTKPAIGEGWVYPALFNANDAWVLITETGLQDNYCGSRLVYNDTQKALQVTFPQKEEIFPNGALNPESQLPWYTPWRVITVGSLKTITESTLGTDLADPAVPMDTSFIKSGLSSWSWVLLKDDSVNFETTLQFIDYASSMNWPYCLIDADWDTRIGDAKMKELADYAKEKNVKLLVWYNSSGPWNGTEYHPKGKLLTHADRDKEFTRLNELGIAGVKIDFFGGDGQSMIEYYHAILKDAVTHQLLINFHGATLPRGWQRTYPNLLTTEAIKGEEFITFSQEAADLQPSHCTMLPFARNVFDPMDFTPMVLDAIPNIKRKTTPAFELALPVLFLSGIQHIAETPVGMAKMPKYVVDYLKDIPTNWDDSKFIDGYPGKYIVMARKKDNVWHIVGVNGQNIAKEIEIDLSFVTNDSGYVILENEKGFQQLPVSKKTKLKVTMKPNGGFVVKI, encoded by the coding sequence ATGAAAAAAATCTTTAGTTGCCTTTTGTTGGCAGCTTCATTTCTGTCATTTGCAGAAAAAAGCACCGATTATACGTTTGTCAATTCAGACAAAACGATAAGCATTGCTTTTAATTTAGACGCAAAAAAAATACCCTATTACAAAGTTTTCTATAAAAATAAGCAGGTTATCAATACTTCACAGCTTGGAATTATCCGTGAAGATGCCAATTTTTATACTAATATGAAGATTCTAAAAGTGTCTAAAGCACTCCCGTTGAAATCTTCGTACAGCATGCTTCAAGGAAAACGAAAAAATATTGACTATACTGCCAATCAATATACGGTAAGTCTGCAAAACAGTACTGGAGAAGCGATGGAGATTATTTTTCAGCTTTCTCACGATGGAATAGGTCTGCGTTATCATTTTCCTAAAACGTCCAGTGACATCAAGAAAATAGTTGAAGAGAAAACCACTTACAATTTTGATGCTTCCGCAAAAGCGTGGCTTCAGCCTATGTCTAAAGCCAAAACTGGCTGGAAAGAAACTAATCCTTCCTATGAAGAGCATTATGCGATGGGAATTCCAGTAAATACAAAACCAGCAATTGGAGAAGGGTGGGTATATCCTGCTTTATTTAATGCTAATGATGCTTGGGTTTTGATTACCGAAACTGGTCTGCAGGATAACTACTGTGGCAGCCGACTGGTATATAATGATACTCAAAAAGCGTTGCAGGTTACGTTTCCCCAAAAGGAAGAGATTTTTCCAAACGGAGCTCTTAATCCAGAATCGCAATTGCCATGGTACACCCCTTGGCGTGTAATTACTGTCGGTTCTTTGAAAACAATTACCGAAAGTACCTTAGGAACTGATTTAGCTGATCCAGCAGTTCCAATGGATACTTCATTTATCAAAAGCGGATTGTCATCTTGGAGCTGGGTTTTATTGAAAGATGATTCGGTTAATTTTGAGACTACTTTGCAGTTTATTGATTATGCGTCCAGCATGAATTGGCCGTATTGCCTGATTGATGCCGATTGGGATACAAGAATTGGTGATGCTAAAATGAAAGAATTGGCAGATTATGCCAAAGAAAAAAATGTAAAATTATTGGTTTGGTACAATTCATCAGGACCATGGAACGGTACAGAATACCATCCGAAAGGGAAACTGCTAACCCACGCTGATAGAGACAAAGAATTTACAAGATTAAATGAATTGGGTATTGCGGGTGTCAAAATAGATTTTTTTGGCGGAGATGGTCAATCAATGATTGAATATTATCATGCAATATTGAAAGATGCCGTAACACATCAATTGTTAATCAATTTTCACGGCGCTACTTTGCCTAGAGGATGGCAGCGTACGTATCCTAATTTACTAACCACCGAAGCTATAAAAGGGGAAGAGTTTATTACCTTTTCGCAAGAAGCTGCCGATTTACAGCCAAGCCATTGCACTATGCTTCCTTTTGCCAGAAACGTTTTTGACCCGATGGATTTTACTCCGATGGTTTTGGATGCTATTCCTAATATTAAACGCAAAACAACGCCGGCATTTGAGCTGGCTTTGCCTGTTTTGTTCCTTTCCGGTATTCAGCACATTGCCGAAACACCTGTTGGTATGGCCAAAATGCCAAAATATGTAGTGGATTATCTAAAAGATATTCCAACGAATTGGGATGACTCCAAATTTATAGACGGTTATCCAGGAAAGTATATTGTTATGGCCAGAAAGAAAGACAATGTTTGGCATATTGTTGGAGTTAATGGTCAAAATATTGCAAAAGAAATTGAAATCGATTTGTCATTTGTGACCAATGATTCAGGTTATGTTATTTTGGAAAATGAGAAAGGTTTTCAACAGCTTCCAGTATCAAAAAAGACAAAACTGAAAGTAACTATGAAACCAAATGGTGGGTTTGTGGTGAAAATATAG